The Pedobacter roseus genome contains a region encoding:
- a CDS encoding DUF1016 N-terminal domain-containing protein: MGQQAVDQLQVNRYSITENHPTLQIPWGLNILIFSKAEDQNEAILYTKETIENGWSRDVLALQIKSKLYSKQGKSGHKL, translated from the coding sequence ATTGGTCAACAGGCTGTTGACCAATTACAAGTTAATAGATACTCAATTACAGAAAATCACCCGACCCTACAAATACCATGGGGGCTTAACATTTTGATTTTCAGCAAGGCAGAAGATCAAAACGAGGCCATTTTGTATACCAAGGAAACAATTGAAAATGGGTGGAGCAGAGATGTCCTGGCCCTGCAGATAAAATCCAAGTTATATAGTAAACAAGGCAAAAGCGGTCACAAACTTTAA